TATAAGATACAGGGAGTTGTTTGCTAGACATGCTATGATTCGTACAGTAGAAGGTTTGCCATCTTGGATTGAGACAATGAAGAAAAAATTAAACAAAATTTAAGGAAAAAATATGTGTGTTATTTAAATTAAAAAAATAGAGGAGAGAAGTTTTTTATTTTAATTTTATTTTAAACAAATGGTAAACTCATGTTCGATTGGTTTTACATTCTTTACTTCTATTTTATTTTCTCTAGCTAACCATCCAAGCGCAGAATAAGCATCTTTAGGTTGGAGTTTGGTTAATTTAGCGATAGCAGATATATCTGCCTCTTTTTGTTTGGAAAGTACATTCCACACTTTACCAGCGTTTGTACCAATTTTACTTGTTAAGTTCGTTTGCCCGAGTCTATACATTGGGCCTTCTCTGCAGATTTTATTTTCTCTTGCAAGCCAGCCTACTGCAGCAAAAAACTCGTCTTCCTTAAGTTTTGCTGTCTTCATTATCTTTGTTTGTGTTAGAGCGCCCTGTGAATTAAGTACTTGCCAAACCTTTCCTGCGTTTAGACCAAATTCCTCTATTATGTTGTTCATGTAACCTCATCCTCAAAGGGGTATATACAATAAAAGAATATATATATATTTTGATTGCAGGGTACTTG
The sequence above is drawn from the Candidatus Thermoplasmatota archaeon genome and encodes:
- a CDS encoding winged helix-turn-helix domain-containing protein; this translates as MNNIIEEFGLNAGKVWQVLNSQGALTQTKIMKTAKLKEDEFFAAVGWLARENKICREGPMYRLGQTNLTSKIGTNAGKVWNVLSKQKEADISAIAKLTKLQPKDAYSALGWLARENKIEVKNVKPIEHEFTICLK